The Marivivens sp. LCG002 genome contains a region encoding:
- a CDS encoding invasion associated locus B family protein, whose amino-acid sequence MRKLYLGSLFLALGASAVFAQADSTVTTETYRDWLYNCATVANETRCEVMSNLMTTEGAVFAQMSVQTSNETAAPLFQLAVPTFVDLKRGVSLSIEGGQSYDLEFSFCNGQACFVAEPLSDPLLEDLKKANRAALKLRSMTNGTIEATFSLLGFSAAFERLDAD is encoded by the coding sequence GTGAGAAAACTCTACCTTGGATCGCTTTTTCTTGCTCTCGGCGCGAGCGCTGTTTTCGCGCAAGCGGATTCGACCGTGACGACCGAAACCTATCGCGACTGGCTTTACAACTGTGCGACCGTAGCGAACGAAACCCGCTGCGAGGTGATGTCCAACCTTATGACGACCGAAGGCGCTGTTTTTGCCCAGATGAGTGTCCAGACCTCCAACGAGACCGCGGCTCCGCTGTTTCAGCTTGCTGTTCCGACCTTTGTCGATCTCAAGCGGGGAGTGTCTTTGTCGATCGAAGGGGGACAGAGTTACGATCTGGAGTTCAGTTTTTGCAACGGGCAAGCGTGCTTTGTCGCCGAGCCGCTGAGCGATCCCCTTTTGGAGGATCTCAAGAAGGCAAATAGAGCCGCGCTGAAACTCCGATCCATGACCAACGGGACCATCGAAGCGACATTTTCGCTTCTGGGCTTTTCGGCAGCGTTCGAGCGCTTGGACGCGGATTGA